The sequence below is a genomic window from Salicibibacter cibarius.
AATAAAGAGCATGAGCGTTGCAAAAGGTTCAGGTATAGCAGGTATGCCAATTAAATATCTCCCCACAATGATGATCCCCAATAGAATCGTTATACCTCTTAACCAATTTCTTAAAGTTTCCATACGCTACTCCCCTCGCCAAACCAATTTATTACAGTTTCATCCTCAATCTCAATATCCTCAACATCGTCGAGATAATTATCCTCAATGAATTCTTCCATCTCGGTAAGTTCATCTATATCGATAACATCGGTTTCTTCTGCAATTTGAACCATTTGAATGTAAGCGGTAGCCAGTAGGTGATTTCCTTCAACGATTCCGTCATAAAAAGCTTCTTCCAATTCAAGATCATGCTGTTCTTCGTGGATGTCATCAAATTGGTCGTCCAATGCTTCTACAGCGTCGTGATGAATTTGCATGCCTTCCAAGTATGCCGTACGTATAAACTCGACTTCATCTGTTGTGAATTCGGCCCGTTCCATGTTGCGGATACGCTCGGGTACAACGTCCATGAAACGATTGAAATGAATGTCGACGGTTACATTTTGCTCCACGGCATTAGCTACACTTCTTAAATAAGATGTATACTCACTGGAATGTTGCGGGAACTCTTCATCAATTTGCGCCTCAAAGAAAACGACTAAATCTTCTTCCAAATCGCTTTCCGAAGATTCAACGTCGACGCCAACATCCGGCCAAGCGCCTTCATACTCAAAAGGTTCGAATGAATTACCGTCATTATTTTCAGTTTCACCTTCTTCTTCTGCAGAATCTTCCGAGGATCCGTTTTCGTCTTCATTTTCTTCCTCTTCGTCTACATCTTCAACTTCCTCAACTTCATTTGTGTCACCATCACTGTCCGGAGCATCATCCTCACCCGTAGTTTCTTCACCATCTCCGCAAGCGGCTAACAATGCTACACTGAGAAAAACTGAAGGTGTTGTTCTTGTAAATGTTTTCATTAAGTATTCCTCCAACAATTCAATATTTCGCGAAAAACAATTGTGCCAAAATCTTCTGCTTATTATTTTGATTTTATGGCCTACCCTCCAAAAAGACCTTCACTCGCAACCATAAGATAGAGGAAAACTCCCACAACGACAAAATAATCATGGTTACATACATCACCAATTTGTTTTTTGTATACTTGCTCGATTTTATCTGTGCCAATAATTCAAAACCCATGATCCAAATGATAAGAACAAAAAAGATTGCCCACATCAACCAAATCGGCACGGAATATGGAGAAAGTAATCCATTGGAGAGGACAGCTGCGTATGCGAGCATTGCAACTCTGAGCCATTTTAAAGTCGTTTTGTAGTATTTTTTTTCTAACACTTTAAGAATGTTTAATTTTGCCAAAAGATTTAAGTATAAGATAAACTAAGGCTTCCACTATAAAGACTTGGTGGAAGCCAAGTTTTTCTAAAAATGGCTTGCCGTCTCCTCGCTCTTTGATAGTACCCCCACCAGTTAATTTTTGGCGGAAATGATGAAAACTAAGCAATTCATCATTCTTTTTCCCGGGAAGTCTGCCAATTGATTCACTTCAATGGTGGATCATCTGTCACAGAAAAATTTGTACAAATATTTTCACCTCTATCTTACTTAGAGTTTTCAGGATTATCAAGTATATAATGAAAATGTATAAATAGCCGTTCCCTTCTTTATTCTGCTAAATAGTGATAAATAAAGTAACAGAGAGAAGTGTTGTAGCCACAATTACGAAAAATACGGTATATAAATACGCTCCTTCTTTTATTGCCACAATCACATTGGCAACACATGCCACAAGAAACAATAGGAAACCAAAATACATTGTATACTCTGAATACAGGAGAGATCCAACTATTATTATCGCTATTGCTAAAAATGGTAGGATACGGTGAAGAAACTCAAGCATAAATAATCACCCTTCTCTATAATCGATGGCTGCGTACTCATCTAAACCACTCCCGGTTTGCAAATCATGACAGTTGATTAAGAAAAATACCAATTACACTTGAGGAAAACCAATGCTTAGAATAAAAATACCAATAAAAGAACCGATCGCAGGTGGAAGCATTTCTGTCCAATGTTGCCATTCCCCATCTCGAAAAAATTGAAATAGGTAACTTGAAATCCCGACACCTTCTCTTTTTTGCATTACGCGACTAAAAGCTTTTTCTTTAACCTTCGAATGTGAAACACACGCCATAATACACACCATAGGACAAGAAACACTTGAAAACCCATCCATGCCCAATTAAACGTATCGTCGACAATATTGACAATAAGCGCAAATAGCAAAAGGAGAACAGAGATACCAACGATAGCGTTTAATAATATATGCTCGGCTCGAATGTTAGGTTTTTGCTTTTGATTATTAATTCTTTTATATTGTTTCCATTTCTTTCCTGACCATTGTGTCAACGGAGATAGGATAGCGACAATAACAAGCAAAAACAATGAGCAGTTGCCAAAAAGGTATCTGATCTCCTAAATAAAAAGCCAGAAAAGCTCCGGTAAAAGTAATTTCCAAGCCAATAAAGCGATCGATTGTAGGCGTGAATATAGGTGAGGCAGAATAATTTTTGATTGTTTGCCAAAAGGTTTTCATATGCATCGACCCTTTTTATTCCTTTTCTTTTTTCTTCCACATATAATAGTTATATACTCGAGTTTCGCACCCTGATAAATCAATAAAAAAACACCATGAAAATGGATGAAAAAACGTAAAAAACCCGCATGAACACAGGGCTTTTGGTATAATTAAGGTACCAATCCAAATCATGCCAAAAGGACGTGTTATCATGCGGGGAAAAACCAAAGAGATTGAAAAAGTGATTCAAACTCATAGTTTTTCAATTGATTCAATTATAAGGGATGTTATGAAAACGTTCAACTTTCGTTCCCTTTGTCACAAGGTCGGATTCAAGAAAGAGCAAGGATATCCGGTTGCAGATATCATCACCTTACTATTGGTGTTTCCACTGATGCTTTTGAACAGCGTCAATGCCTTCTACAAAAGTGGATACAAACAGGTCACCAAAATGCAAAAGGATACGATTTATCGCTTGAAAAACCACGCCCGGATGCCTTGGCGCAACCTGCTTCTTCATGTGTCTAAGCAGTTTCAATCTTTGGTTAACCCTGATCAGGACGTGGACGATAAGTCGGCTTTTATCTTTGATGATACGATGGACGAGCGTGTTGGCCGCCGGATTGAAGAGGTTTCTTACGTCCACGACCATGTGGCCGGACGCAAGAAATCCAAAGCAACGCTCGGGTTCAAAAATCTCACCATGGGACTCTTTGATGGGAAAAGCTTTAACCCGCTTGATTTCAGTCTTCATTCTGAAAAGAAGCTATACAAGAAACAGCGGAAAGAGCAATATCAAAAGAAGCGTGATCCTCGCTCAAACGGTGCCAAGCGCAAGAAGGAATGCGATGTCGACAAAATCACGAATGCGATACGTATGCTCAAAAGAGCGGTGAAGCACGGTTTCAAAGCCAAGTATGTTCTCGTAGACAGTTGGTTTGCCAGCAAGGACTTTATCCGCACGTGCAGAGGGGTCAAAGATGGAGCGATGCACGTCATTTGTGCTGTCCGCAAGGACTGGAGAAAGTACCGTTACCAAGGGAAAGACATGCATGCGAAGGAACTGCTGAAAACCCTGAAAAGCGAAGGAAAAGAAAAACGTTGCCGCAAACGCAATACGCGTTATTATGAAGTCACCGTCTACTATCCCGGGATCGATGAAACCGTCAAATTGTTTTTTTGCCGCTTTCCGTACCAAAAAGAGTGGCGACTGTATCTCTCTACAGATATCAGCTTATCATTCATTGAAACCATGGACATTTATTCGGTTCGTTGGACGATCGAAGTTTTTTTCAGAGAGACGAAACAGCACCTTCGTCTGGGGAAATGCCAATCCCAAGATTTCGACGCGCAAATCGCCCATGTAACAACCACCTACATCCTGTATGCCATTTTGTCTTATTTCCGACGAGTCAACGATTACGAAACCTTGGGAGGGTTATTTGAAGAGATGAAAGACGACATGGTGGAGAAAAATATGGCACAACGGTTATGGGAAATGTTTGATGAGCTCCTGGACGTGATTATCGCAGCCATCTCAAAATCAGGAGCGGTCGATATTCATGCCTTTAAGACGTCTGAGGAATACCAATACATCAAAACCCTTTTTGAAGACTCATTTTTGGGCCATCAGCTATTTGACGACGATAATGTCGCTTAAAGAGCGAAAATGGAATTTCGATGAAAACACTGTCATACAAGGGCCTTAGGCAGCAATATACACGCTGAACCCCTTGTTATTTGGGGTGCGAAACTCGAGTTATATATTATTTGTATGACAAAAATGATGAAAACGAATAGCCCAAACAATATAGTTGCCGTCATACTCCAGTTGGAATAGCGATAAATGATAAACATCCCTAGAATTAAAATGGGCAGGGATGTGAAATTTCTAATCAGCTTCCTTCGATACGACAACTTATAGACATTCAACTTAAATCCTTTATCGACTTTGTCCGTATCTCTATACATGAAAGCAAATAATAAGTTGAAAAATAACACAAAAGTAATTATTAACCAAAAGGTTAGCGTGTCCATGAATGTATCCCTCACATCGGTGGAAAAATGTGACCGTGCCTACTCATTATTAGAATGATCGTCCGTTCGTTTTCTTGCTTCTTTCATTTCTATTTTTAAAATTCTTCGAGGTTTTCGCCAATCCTTTTCAAATTATAAGAGATGAGAATTAGAGCACCGAAAATTAATAGTAGTATTAGGCTCATTTTGAAACCTCCTGGTTTTAAAGTTGCTAACATTTATATTCAATCCCGGTGAGACTTTTCTTTATCCCGCATCTCCACGTGTAATTGATCGTCGGAAATCTTCATCCGTTTTACCTTGCGTTGGATAATGCTTTATTATTGCATACAAGCCAATTCCAAGAGAACATAATACAAAAATAGAAATCGTAATGATAAATATGCTAAAGGGATCAATGTCGATGGAGGTTTCTCGGCTGTTTATTACCTAAGTAGGACCGTTACTCTTCTCAATTGCTTGTTGGATATTATGCAACTGAATCAAAATTAAACCCAACATGATGAATGTAACAACTTCGCCGGTGAATATTGCGAACAAGGCAAGCACAATAACACTTATTACTTCAAATAGTTTGCTGCTTGAGAACATATTGCCCCTCCTTTCATAAAAATCAATTCATTAGGAACTCCTGTATGGAAACAAAAAAGGCGAATAAAGAAACGATGATAAGAAATCCACCCAACCATCTATATTTTCCTTTGATTATTGAAATCCCCGTAACTAAAACCAATGAACCTAAGAAAAGCATGGTGTATGGCTACGCTGAATGGTCTCCCGTGATCAAACTATAAATGGCTAAAGCCATTACAATGATTGCCAAAATGATTCTGGTGATAGTTAACAATATATATCAACCTTTTCCGCGTTATTTCCCTTATAAAGGCTATTACCTTCCAGTAAACTGAATAAACTTGGCTTTAATCAAAGGGAAAAAAATCGGGTTTACCCATTAAAGATATAGTATTAAAAATGAAAGGGGTTAGATTAATGAAAATCATATTGCTCGTCCTATCAATGGCGTTTTTGGTTAGTTGCTATGTGGAAGATACAAATGGGGAATATGACAGCAGCACTGGTATTGGCACCGGCAATGGCAACGACAACGAAGCCTCGGATTATGAAGGTATTGTCATTGATAAGGACGAAGAGGAGCAACGCTTTCTCGTTTTTGAAGGCGTTGACGAGGCAGATGTTGAAGATGTAATGGGAGATGCTGATCGTGCCACTCAAGAAATTGATTACGATAGTGCGGTCTGGCTGAGTCATGCCGACGATATTACGTTTGAGGCACTACAAGAAGGACAATCCGTTGAAGTGTGGGTTGATGGTGGCATTCAAGAATCTGACCCTGCTCAAGCTGAAGTCGGTGAAATGGTCGCGGAAGATGAATTAAATGAAGACGTGGAGATTGATGATGAATAAAATTTTCAAAGACAAGGCCGGGTAGGGCTAATTGATTTCGGGGAAATAACAAAATAGGGTTTGAGATATGATCGGAGTGATTCGGTGGGGCGTGAGGAAACAGAATACAATCGAGTCAAAAAGAAGTTGTTGCTCCAAAATGTTCTCTTAATGCCGTTGTTTGTATCCATCGGTCTTTATGTGTATCGATCTATAAGAGAAGGTTTCTTAATGAATCCGCTTGAGTTTCTTGGACCGTTTATAATTGTTGCTTTTGTTGGTATATTGCTTTGGAGCGTATTTAGGGAGCGCATGATTAAACAAGAACAAGAAAGAATAGCAAACAAAGGAACGGGAAAAAACGTTAGAAACAACATCATGTTTTTCGCTGCCGTTATAGTAATCCTGATTATTATTGTTAGTTTGACTATTATTAATTAATACCGCCCGACATGAGTTCTTCGATTTAAGGTGGTTAAGCCCCCGTATCTGTCATACAGGGGGCCTTCTTAGTTATTTTTCATCGTTACATTCATTTGCAATAAGCGTTTTGTGATCAATAGAGCCAATCCGCCAATAACAATCGCTCCCAGCCAATAAAACGGAATGGTTGCTCCGGCAGGATCTCCGAATACGCTGAAAATCATGCCTCCTAACATCGCGAAGCAACCGACGATGCCGACAAGGAAAACCGGTTTTAAAGGGGTGAATAACAGAAATTCACCGTTGCGTTCGCTTTTTCCTTTTTCATACAGTTTTATGCCAATCACTAAGCTGATCACTATAATAGGCAAAGAGACGGCCAACTGCATCCCCGTTGGAATCTCAGGAAAAGAACCAAAGTCCACCATCACATGAAATGGCAATACGAATATCGTAATCCATTCATCAAAGTGCGTCGTTAACGTTCCTAAATTCCCAAAATGTCCGGTTAAAAAGGCAGTCAATAATGTGGCAAAGCCAAAGGGGAATATCAAAAATATAAAACTCAAAACAACCTGGGAAATCATCTCCCCTGATATCGTTCCCATCAATAGCGTAAAAGCAAAGATCGCCAAATAAGCCAGCAAGGGAACTAGAAACATTTCCATAAAGCTAAAATTCACAAGCGCATCGCGATATTCCGAGAAACCTATAATCACATAGGCAACCAAGCAGTTAACACCCATGATGACCGTAATGGCACCAAGGCCGATACTGGCTTTCGTAACGAAAAGTTTCTGCCTGGAAAATGGCAATGAAAGACTAAAGTTGTGTCGGCGTGTATTTCGCTCTAAGCCAATAAACATCCCGCCCATGACAACAATTACTATGACCGACAACAATGAAAGTGCATTTCCTGCGAAGATATCCTGAACAAAGCTGTCTAATCGACTGGAAAATACGTGTGACACATCGGACTCTAACAACCTTAAATGTTCCAACTCCAGTATGGTTCTCAACGGGTATTGAATCACAAATAGGACCGTTAAAATAAGAAGGATCATCGTAGACGGTTTTAAGTCTTTTTTAAGTAAAGCTTTATTCAGCAATATGCTCGCCCCCTAGCTTGGCCACGAATAGATCTTCCAGAGTTAATGGCAGTTCTTCGTATAATAAGGGCTCGGTTTTCTGCAACTCGACTTCCAACTCTTGAAGATTTCCTTCCGCCAGACACGTGTACGCCCGTCCCGATTGCTGTAAAATATAAAAGTGATCCGAAAGCGAGTCCGGCATTTTTTCACGGTAGACGACCTGCCATTTTTTATAAATGTCACGTACCTCATCTAGCTGGAACGCTTCTGTAATCTCCCCTTCAGTGAGAATTAAAATTTGATCGGCCAAACTGTCCAACTCATCCAGGCGATGGGTGGCGATAATGATAGAAACCTCTTCTTTTGCCACTTCATCGAGCATAAAACGCATGATCTCTTTTTTCATAATGACATCAAGCCCGTCGGTCGGCTCATCGCGGAGGACGTATTCAGGCTTAGCAGCAAACGCAAGAATGAGCGAAAACAACGCTTTTCGACCTTTCGAATAATGTTTCACCTTTTTCGTTTTTGGCATTTGGAACCGATCCATTAATTCCTGAAAATAATCACGATCAAAGTTCTGATAAATATCTGCATATAATGACACGACATTGGAAACGGAATAATTTTTCAAAGCCTCGACACTATCGTCTACGTACAGAATGGACGCTTTTGCTTCAGGCTTTGCAAATACATCCTCACCGTTCACCGAAATCGTTCCCCGGTCGGGATCCACAACGGTAACCATCGTCCGTAACAATGTCGTTTTCCCGGCACCGTTTCGACCGACAATTCCGGTAATCGTTCCTTTCCCGACGGTAAATGTTATGTCTGTTAATACTTGTTGGTTTCCCATCGTTTTGGAAACGTTTTGTACCTGTATCATGACTTTCCCCCAAATTGTTTGTAGTACCAAGCGACCCAGTCTTGCATCACTTCTTTTTCTATCCCGGCGTAGTATCCTTCGAGGACCACCTGCTTAAGCTTTGTCCGCACCGATTCGATATCTTTCGTTAGAATTTCCCCAGGCACTTGCTCTGTGATAAACGTCCCTCTCCCGCGCATCGTTACGATGATGCCCTCCCGCTCCAGTTCTTGATAGGCCTTGCTGACTGTATTCGGATTGACGACGATTTGTGTGGATAATTCCCGTACGGACGGGATTTTGTCATCTACCTTTAACACCCCGCGAGCCACTTGTTCCTTAATTTGATTGATAATCTGGCGGTAAATCGGATCTCTACTCCGTGGATCAATGGATAGCATAAGTTAGTTCCCTCCCTGGGGTGAACTAATTGTATTAGTTAAAATAATACAATTAGTATAAGGTGAGAGAAAATGACTGTCAATAAAAAATACGTACTGTTTTATTGTCGAATAATTCTTTTACCGTTCGCACACGTTAAACCTATAGCTATTTCCAAAAGGTGACGTGTATGTTTAAGCGATTTCAAAAAGAAAAAATAAACCATCGAAGGAAAAAGACGTTTCAATACATCTTGACTAAGTTTCAAAAATCTGCAGATTTTGTTTCCTTTCGTGTGTCTGATGAAAGTCCGTTTTGTTTTCATTACTTGGATTCTGTCGTGGATGATCGTACGATCCATGATGAAGCACTGGCTTACACAAAGCGTAAAGATATGCATACACTCATGGGTCTTCAACAAGCGATCCCCCTTGAAGAAGCCAAAATTGTTTGTGAGGGCGATTTGATTGAAGCGCATTTTTTGCGAGGGCACATTATTATTCAAAAGAAAGACGAATACGATGAGGTGCTTAGCCTTCCGGCAGAATTAATTGAAAAGAGGACCGTTGAAACGCCGGAAAATGAATTCACCGTTGTTGGTCCCAACGAAGCTTTTATCGAATCCATCGATGTTAATTTGAATCTGATACGTAAACGAATGCGTACATCAGACCTCGTAGTTGAAGAAATCACACTTGGACGCCTTAGCCAAAGCCGGGTGGCGATTTTGTACATAGAAGGCTTGACGAACCGGCAGCTTGTACAAACCTTAAGGCAACGGATCCAAGATGTCGATTATGATGAACTCGTTGATATTTCTCAAATTAACCAATTTATTACGGACTACCCGAATTCCCATATCCCGCAACTGTTGGAAACAGAACGGCCGGAACGTGTCACATCGGGATTAGTAGAAGGGAAAGTCGCGTTTATGATGGATGGATCTCCACACGCGACGCTCGGCCCAACCAATTTCATGGAATTTTTTGCGTCCCCGGATGATCATTATATGCTCTGGCCTATAGGCTCGGCGCTTCGTTTGATTCGGATCGTAGCCCTTTTATTTTCGGTGCATGCCACGTCCTTTTATATTGCCG
It includes:
- a CDS encoding IS4 family transposase; its protein translation is MRGKTKEIEKVIQTHSFSIDSIIRDVMKTFNFRSLCHKVGFKKEQGYPVADIITLLLVFPLMLLNSVNAFYKSGYKQVTKMQKDTIYRLKNHARMPWRNLLLHVSKQFQSLVNPDQDVDDKSAFIFDDTMDERVGRRIEEVSYVHDHVAGRKKSKATLGFKNLTMGLFDGKSFNPLDFSLHSEKKLYKKQRKEQYQKKRDPRSNGAKRKKECDVDKITNAIRMLKRAVKHGFKAKYVLVDSWFASKDFIRTCRGVKDGAMHVICAVRKDWRKYRYQGKDMHAKELLKTLKSEGKEKRCRKRNTRYYEVTVYYPGIDETVKLFFCRFPYQKEWRLYLSTDISLSFIETMDIYSVRWTIEVFFRETKQHLRLGKCQSQDFDAQIAHVTTTYILYAILSYFRRVNDYETLGGLFEEMKDDMVEKNMAQRLWEMFDELLDVIIAAISKSGAVDIHAFKTSEEYQYIKTLFEDSFLGHQLFDDDNVA
- a CDS encoding GntR family transcriptional regulator, which translates into the protein MLSIDPRSRDPIYRQIINQIKEQVARGVLKVDDKIPSVRELSTQIVVNPNTVSKAYQELEREGIIVTMRGRGTFITEQVPGEILTKDIESVRTKLKQVVLEGYYAGIEKEVMQDWVAWYYKQFGGKS
- a CDS encoding ABC transporter ATP-binding protein, encoding MIQVQNVSKTMGNQQVLTDITFTVGKGTITGIVGRNGAGKTTLLRTMVTVVDPDRGTISVNGEDVFAKPEAKASILYVDDSVEALKNYSVSNVVSLYADIYQNFDRDYFQELMDRFQMPKTKKVKHYSKGRKALFSLILAFAAKPEYVLRDEPTDGLDVIMKKEIMRFMLDEVAKEEVSIIIATHRLDELDSLADQILILTEGEITEAFQLDEVRDIYKKWQVVYREKMPDSLSDHFYILQQSGRAYTCLAEGNLQELEVELQKTEPLLYEELPLTLEDLFVAKLGGEHIAE
- a CDS encoding spore germination protein, giving the protein MFKRFQKEKINHRRKKTFQYILTKFQKSADFVSFRVSDESPFCFHYLDSVVDDRTIHDEALAYTKRKDMHTLMGLQQAIPLEEAKIVCEGDLIEAHFLRGHIIIQKKDEYDEVLSLPAELIEKRTVETPENEFTVVGPNEAFIESIDVNLNLIRKRMRTSDLVVEEITLGRLSQSRVAILYIEGLTNRQLVQTLRQRIQDVDYDELVDISQINQFITDYPNSHIPQLLETERPERVTSGLVEGKVAFMMDGSPHATLGPTNFMEFFASPDDHYMLWPIGSALRLIRIVALLFSVHATSFYIAVTSFHHEVVPDELLDTLIASRIEVPYPPIVEVIVLEVTVELLREAGARLPSRIGQTIGIVGGIVIGTAVVEASLASSVLLIMIGITALASFTAPIYTMGNTIRLIRFPFIIFAQFFGIFGMAFCSGLYLYHLFKLTSLGYPYLAPLYPLRVKDLRDVVIKMPIQKQQKRPAVLRPQKRKRFNVKHRKTIPKDIEE
- a CDS encoding DUF3221 domain-containing protein, which translates into the protein MKIILLVLSMAFLVSCYVEDTNGEYDSSTGIGTGNGNDNEASDYEGIVIDKDEEEQRFLVFEGVDEADVEDVMGDADRATQEIDYDSAVWLSHADDITFEALQEGQSVEVWVDGGIQESDPAQAEVGEMVAEDELNEDVEIDDE
- a CDS encoding ABC transporter permease subunit, encoding MLNKALLKKDLKPSTMILLILTVLFVIQYPLRTILELEHLRLLESDVSHVFSSRLDSFVQDIFAGNALSLLSVIVIVVMGGMFIGLERNTRRHNFSLSLPFSRQKLFVTKASIGLGAITVIMGVNCLVAYVIIGFSEYRDALVNFSFMEMFLVPLLAYLAIFAFTLLMGTISGEMISQVVLSFIFLIFPFGFATLLTAFLTGHFGNLGTLTTHFDEWITIFVLPFHVMVDFGSFPEIPTGMQLAVSLPIIVISLVIGIKLYEKGKSERNGEFLLFTPLKPVFLVGIVGCFAMLGGMIFSVFGDPAGATIPFYWLGAIVIGGLALLITKRLLQMNVTMKNN